The following proteins are encoded in a genomic region of Streptomyces gobiensis:
- a CDS encoding DUF397 domain-containing protein, translated as MSEFEFRKSSYSNPERECVEVATNHPDTIAIRDSKRPDGPTLHFRPRTWLALQAALRGDAPDAP; from the coding sequence ATGTCCGAGTTTGAATTCCGCAAGTCGAGCTACAGCAACCCGGAACGCGAGTGCGTCGAGGTAGCGACCAACCACCCCGACACCATCGCCATACGCGACTCCAAGCGGCCCGATGGGCCAACCCTCCACTTCCGACCACGCACCTGGCTGGCCCTCCAGGCAGCGCTCAGGGGTGACGCGCCGGACGCACCCTGA
- a CDS encoding molybdopterin oxidoreductase family protein, with amino-acid sequence MSAQPATTNPETPDTADTPDTAEAVDTHCPYCALQCGMGLRRVPDGVAVTERTAFPVNRGALCGKGRTAPAVLSSRVRLTEPLVRRHATGPLEPATWEEALDRIATGLARTREVYGPDGVGVFGGGGLTNEKAYLLGKFARLVLGTSQIDYNGRFCMSSAAAAGNKAFGLDRGLPFPLEDIARTGCVILVGSNLAETMPPALRYFTELKENGGKLIVIDPRRTRTAEQADLHLAPRPGTDLALALGLLHLVVAEGRTDEAYIAERTTGWPEARAAAMAHWPELVERITGVPLPQLRETVAHFCDAESAMVLTARGPEQQAKGTDTVGAWINLTLATGRAGRPLSGYGCLTGQGNGQGGREHGQKADQLPGYRMLNDPAARAHVAEVWGVDPDTLPGPGRSAYELLDALGQDVKSLLLLGSNPVVSAPRAAHVEDRIRSLDFLAVCDVVLSETAALADVVLPVTQWAEETGTMTNLEGRVLLRRKALDPPAGTLTDLQVMNALASRLGWEKGFPTDPEEVFAELRRASAGGKADYSGITYRRIAEEDGVFWPCPETPESPEPSEPHPGTPRLFLDRFATPDGRARFVPVTHRPAAEEPDEDYPVFLTTGRVLAQYQSGAQTRRVDELNSAAPGSFVQLHPQLAERHGVSEGDPVAVTSRRGRAVAPARISRDIRPDTVFMPFHWYGEGRANTLTNPALDPTSRMPEFKICAVRVELAAGS; translated from the coding sequence ATGAGCGCGCAGCCTGCCACCACCAACCCGGAAACGCCGGACACCGCTGACACCCCTGACACCGCGGAGGCGGTGGACACCCACTGCCCGTACTGCGCGCTGCAGTGCGGCATGGGCCTGCGGCGGGTGCCGGACGGCGTAGCGGTGACGGAGCGCACCGCGTTCCCGGTGAACCGGGGCGCGCTGTGCGGCAAGGGCCGTACCGCGCCCGCCGTACTCTCCTCCCGGGTCCGGCTGACCGAGCCCCTGGTCCGGCGCCACGCCACCGGGCCGCTTGAGCCGGCCACCTGGGAGGAGGCGCTGGACCGGATCGCCACGGGGCTGGCCCGTACCCGCGAGGTATACGGGCCGGACGGTGTCGGGGTCTTCGGCGGCGGCGGCCTCACCAATGAGAAGGCGTACCTCCTGGGCAAATTCGCCCGCCTGGTGCTGGGCACCTCCCAGATCGACTACAACGGCCGCTTCTGTATGTCCTCGGCCGCGGCGGCGGGCAACAAGGCCTTCGGCCTGGACCGGGGGCTGCCCTTCCCACTTGAGGACATCGCCAGGACCGGCTGTGTGATCCTCGTCGGCTCCAATCTCGCCGAGACCATGCCGCCCGCGCTGCGCTACTTCACCGAGCTGAAGGAGAACGGCGGCAAGCTGATCGTTATCGACCCGCGCCGCACCCGCACCGCCGAGCAGGCCGACCTGCACCTCGCTCCCCGGCCGGGTACGGATCTGGCCCTGGCGCTGGGCCTGCTCCACCTCGTCGTCGCCGAGGGCCGCACCGACGAGGCGTATATCGCCGAGCGCACCACCGGCTGGCCCGAGGCCCGGGCCGCCGCGATGGCGCACTGGCCGGAGTTGGTCGAGCGGATCACCGGCGTGCCGCTGCCCCAGCTACGGGAAACCGTGGCGCACTTCTGCGACGCCGAGTCCGCCATGGTGCTCACCGCACGCGGCCCCGAGCAGCAGGCCAAGGGCACGGACACGGTGGGCGCCTGGATCAACCTCACGCTGGCCACGGGACGCGCGGGCCGCCCGCTGTCCGGCTACGGCTGCCTCACCGGACAGGGCAATGGCCAAGGCGGCCGGGAGCACGGCCAGAAGGCCGACCAGCTCCCCGGCTACCGGATGCTCAACGACCCGGCGGCGCGCGCCCATGTCGCCGAGGTGTGGGGCGTAGACCCCGATACGCTGCCGGGCCCGGGCCGCAGCGCCTATGAACTCCTCGACGCCCTGGGCCAGGACGTCAAGTCCCTGCTCCTGCTGGGCTCCAACCCCGTGGTGTCCGCTCCCCGCGCCGCCCATGTCGAGGACCGCATCCGTTCCCTGGACTTCCTGGCGGTGTGCGACGTAGTCCTCTCCGAGACCGCCGCCCTGGCCGATGTCGTCCTCCCCGTCACCCAGTGGGCGGAGGAGACCGGCACCATGACCAACCTGGAGGGCAGGGTCCTGCTGCGCCGTAAGGCGCTCGACCCACCGGCGGGCACGCTCACCGACCTCCAGGTCATGAACGCGCTCGCTTCCCGCCTGGGCTGGGAGAAGGGCTTCCCCACCGACCCGGAAGAGGTCTTCGCCGAGCTGCGCCGCGCCTCAGCGGGCGGGAAGGCCGACTACTCGGGCATCACCTACCGCCGTATCGCCGAAGAGGACGGCGTCTTCTGGCCCTGCCCCGAAACCCCCGAGTCCCCTGAGCCCTCCGAGCCGCACCCCGGCACCCCCCGGCTCTTCCTGGACCGCTTCGCCACCCCCGACGGCCGGGCCCGCTTCGTCCCGGTCACCCACCGCCCGGCGGCCGAGGAACCCGACGAGGACTACCCCGTCTTCCTGACCACCGGCCGGGTCCTGGCCCAGTACCAGTCCGGCGCCCAGACCCGCCGCGTGGACGAACTCAACTCCGCCGCCCCCGGCTCCTTCGTCCAGCTCCATCCCCAGCTCGCGGAACGGCACGGCGTATCCGAGGGCGACCCGGTGGCGGTGACCTCCCGCCGTGGCCGTGCCGTGGCACCGGCCCGTATCTCCCGCGACATCCGCCCGGACACGGTGTTCATGCCCTTCCACTGGTATGGCGAAGGCCGCGCCAACACCCTCACCAACCCGGCCCTGGACCCGACGTCGCGGATGCCGGAGTTCAAGATCTGTGCCGTAAGGGTGGAGTTGGCGGCTGGCTCCTGA
- a CDS encoding Scr1 family TA system antitoxin-like transcriptional regulator: MARKQHVTIRVLPFAAGALSGLDCTFNILSFAEPGAMDVVYMDLPFSGLWTEGGKEATQHAELFEMIGSHALTESESLAFITSIGNEL; the protein is encoded by the coding sequence ATGGCACGGAAGCAACATGTCACGATCCGGGTACTCCCCTTCGCAGCAGGCGCGCTCAGTGGCCTGGACTGCACCTTCAACATCCTCTCCTTTGCCGAACCCGGCGCCATGGACGTCGTGTACATGGACCTCCCCTTCTCCGGCTTGTGGACGGAAGGCGGAAAAGAGGCTACCCAGCACGCCGAACTGTTCGAGATGATCGGCTCGCACGCGCTCACCGAGAGCGAATCTCTGGCCTTCATTACCAGCATCGGCAACGAACTGTGA
- a CDS encoding gamma-glutamylcyclotransferase family protein, with amino-acid sequence MTEQLPVFVYGTLRPGGSNYAWALRGRTACEEPARMRGLALYEGPGYPYAVAPAEGEVHGELVLPAPARYAEVLRVLDRLEGYAPGAPDNLYERVTAEAVRPDGSTVRAWVYLAAAPLADKLRAAGTMIAGGDWADRVR; translated from the coding sequence ATGACCGAACAGCTGCCGGTCTTCGTCTACGGGACGCTGCGACCCGGTGGGTCCAACTACGCCTGGGCGCTGCGCGGCCGCACGGCGTGCGAGGAGCCCGCCCGGATGCGGGGGCTGGCGCTCTACGAGGGGCCGGGATACCCGTACGCGGTCGCCCCGGCGGAGGGTGAGGTGCATGGCGAGCTGGTCCTCCCGGCTCCGGCCCGCTACGCGGAGGTGCTGCGCGTACTGGACCGGCTGGAGGGGTACGCGCCCGGCGCCCCCGACAATCTCTATGAGCGGGTGACGGCGGAGGCGGTACGGCCCGACGGCAGCACCGTCCGGGCCTGGGTCTACCTCGCCGCCGCCCCGCTGGCCGATAAGCTCCGCGCCGCCGGCACCATGATCGCGGGCGGTGACTGGGCCGACCGGGTGAGATGA
- a CDS encoding AMP-dependent synthetase/ligase yields MAERRAPSVPAVRTPPGVPLPDAPVPDLVEPALRVIGGSVREVFSPPLAPPVDHGSLADIPFDNAAAAPGDAVFARKQPDGSWREVSCAEFAEEVLATARGLIASGLRPGERLGIMARTTYEWTLLDFAGWAAGLITVPIYPTSSAHQARWILQDAGVSAVVVENVEGARLVSGLRGGLPGLAHIWQLDNGAIAQLIDAGREIPDSWVTERRSALTPHAVATVIYTSGTTGSPKGCLITHGNFFAEVDNAIELLYPIFKAVSSEPASTLLFLPMSHVFGRMVAVGCQRARVKVGHAPSIETQELLSDLASFRPTFLLAIPYVLEKVYNTARATAESMRRGASFDRAAWIATRWGENWTDARGGNGKGPGIAVRAARGLYDPLVYRRIRSALGGRVRYMICGGSQLGKRLGAFYAGAGIEVFEGYGLTESTAAATVTSPLRPKLGTVGWPMPGTAVRIAEDGEILLKGRHIFGGYWDGQRQVTVPHTDADGWLPTGDIGSLDAEGYLTISGRKKDLIVTSQGKNLAPAPLEDWLRAHPLVSQALVIGDNRPYITALITLEPDGLAHWCRMHKKEGVPVEELVHDGDLRHNLQQAVSGANTLVSRAESIRRFVILPVDFTEASGHLTPSMKLKREAITQDFAAEIDALYR; encoded by the coding sequence ATGGCCGAAAGGCGAGCCCCGTCCGTCCCCGCCGTCCGCACCCCGCCCGGCGTTCCGCTCCCCGACGCCCCGGTTCCCGACCTCGTCGAGCCCGCCCTGCGGGTCATCGGGGGCTCGGTGCGGGAAGTCTTCTCACCACCGCTCGCGCCGCCCGTCGACCACGGGTCGCTTGCCGACATCCCGTTCGACAACGCCGCCGCGGCGCCGGGGGACGCCGTGTTCGCACGTAAGCAGCCCGACGGCAGCTGGCGTGAGGTGAGCTGTGCCGAGTTCGCCGAGGAGGTCCTGGCCACCGCGCGGGGGCTGATCGCCAGTGGTCTGCGCCCGGGTGAGCGGCTCGGCATCATGGCGCGTACGACCTATGAGTGGACGCTGCTCGACTTCGCGGGCTGGGCTGCCGGACTGATCACCGTACCCATCTATCCGACCAGCTCCGCCCACCAGGCCCGCTGGATACTCCAGGACGCCGGTGTCTCCGCAGTCGTGGTGGAGAACGTCGAGGGCGCCCGGCTGGTCAGCGGCCTCCGGGGCGGACTCCCGGGTCTGGCCCACATCTGGCAGCTGGACAACGGGGCCATCGCCCAGCTCATCGACGCGGGCCGGGAGATACCCGACAGCTGGGTGACCGAGCGCCGGTCCGCCCTCACCCCGCACGCTGTGGCCACGGTCATCTACACCTCGGGCACAACGGGTTCTCCCAAGGGCTGTCTCATCACCCATGGCAACTTCTTCGCCGAGGTCGACAACGCCATCGAGCTGTTGTACCCGATCTTCAAGGCGGTCAGTTCGGAGCCCGCCTCCACCTTGCTGTTCCTGCCGATGTCCCATGTCTTCGGCCGGATGGTGGCGGTCGGCTGTCAGCGGGCGCGGGTCAAGGTCGGGCACGCCCCGAGCATCGAGACGCAGGAGCTGCTCTCCGACCTTGCGAGCTTCCGGCCGACGTTCCTGCTGGCCATCCCGTATGTGCTGGAGAAGGTCTACAACACCGCGCGGGCCACGGCCGAGTCCATGCGGCGCGGCGCGTCCTTCGACCGCGCTGCCTGGATCGCCACCCGGTGGGGCGAGAACTGGACCGACGCCCGGGGTGGCAATGGCAAGGGGCCGGGGATCGCGGTCCGGGCGGCGCGCGGGCTGTACGACCCGCTGGTGTACCGCCGTATCCGCTCCGCGCTCGGCGGCAGGGTGCGGTACATGATCTGTGGCGGTTCCCAGCTGGGCAAGCGGCTCGGTGCCTTCTACGCCGGGGCGGGGATCGAGGTCTTCGAGGGGTACGGGCTGACGGAGTCCACGGCGGCCGCCACCGTCACCTCGCCGCTCCGGCCGAAGCTGGGCACGGTCGGCTGGCCGATGCCCGGGACGGCGGTACGGATCGCCGAGGACGGGGAGATCCTGCTGAAGGGCCGTCATATCTTCGGCGGCTACTGGGACGGGCAGCGGCAGGTCACCGTCCCCCATACGGATGCCGACGGGTGGCTGCCCACCGGCGACATCGGCTCCCTGGACGCCGAGGGGTACCTGACGATCAGCGGGCGGAAGAAGGATCTGATCGTCACGTCCCAGGGCAAGAACCTCGCCCCGGCCCCGCTGGAGGACTGGCTGCGCGCCCACCCGCTGGTCAGCCAGGCCCTGGTGATCGGCGACAACCGCCCGTACATCACGGCCCTGATCACGCTGGAGCCGGACGGTCTCGCGCATTGGTGCCGGATGCACAAAAAGGAGGGTGTCCCGGTCGAGGAGCTGGTGCACGATGGGGATCTCCGGCACAACCTGCAGCAGGCGGTGAGCGGGGCGAACACGCTGGTATCGCGGGCGGAGTCCATCCGTCGGTTCGTGATACTGCCGGTGGACTTTACGGAGGCTTCCGGGCATCTGACGCCGTCGATGAAGCTGAAGCGGGAGGCGATCACGCAGGACTTCGCGGCGGAGATCGACGCGCTGTACAGGTGA
- a CDS encoding RtcB family protein — MDTIDIIQEELYRFRIDRHGPMRVPGVVFASRDLLPEKGGGEALQQVVNVAALPGIVTASYAMPDVHWGYGFPIGGVAATDIEKGGVVSPGGVGFDISCGVRLLAAGLDAPSLARVLDRLMDDLARTTPRGMRRGAVWHLSGSAQLKKVLAGGSQYAVDQGHGEPRDLSRCEDYGAVADADAQQVSERALERGLGQVGSLGGGNHFLEVQQVAEVYDETAAEAFGLRKGQVCVMIHCGSRGLGHQICTDHVRAMEAAMPRYGIQVPDRQLACAPVDSPGGRAYLGAMAAAANYGRANRQLLADAARHVFERVTGAGLGLVYDVSHNLAKVESHTVDGATRRLCVHRKGATRALPPGHPDLPPDLRPVGQPVLIPGTMGTASYVLTGVPGGQAFYSTCHGAGRVLSRHAAVKTTPGKGLRARLEREGIAVRADTWKGLAEETPEAYKDVDAVVEISEAAGLCRKVARLTPLGVIKG; from the coding sequence ATGGACACCATCGACATCATCCAGGAAGAGCTCTACCGCTTCCGTATCGACCGCCATGGCCCCATGCGGGTACCCGGCGTCGTGTTCGCCTCCCGCGACCTGCTCCCGGAGAAGGGCGGCGGCGAGGCACTGCAGCAGGTCGTCAATGTCGCCGCGCTTCCCGGCATCGTCACCGCCTCGTACGCGATGCCGGATGTGCACTGGGGCTACGGCTTCCCGATCGGCGGAGTGGCCGCAACCGATATCGAGAAGGGCGGGGTGGTCTCGCCCGGCGGTGTCGGCTTCGACATCTCCTGCGGGGTGCGGCTGCTGGCCGCCGGCCTTGACGCGCCCAGCCTGGCGCGCGTGCTCGACCGGCTGATGGACGACCTGGCCCGGACGACCCCGCGGGGCATGCGCCGTGGCGCGGTATGGCATCTCAGCGGGTCGGCCCAGCTGAAGAAGGTGCTGGCCGGCGGCTCGCAGTACGCGGTGGACCAGGGACACGGCGAGCCCCGCGATCTGTCCCGGTGCGAGGACTACGGCGCCGTCGCCGACGCGGACGCGCAGCAGGTCAGCGAGCGGGCGCTGGAGCGCGGACTGGGCCAGGTGGGCAGCCTGGGCGGCGGCAACCACTTCCTGGAGGTCCAGCAGGTCGCCGAGGTGTACGACGAGACGGCCGCCGAGGCGTTCGGTCTGCGGAAGGGCCAGGTCTGCGTAATGATCCACTGTGGCTCGCGCGGGCTCGGCCACCAGATCTGCACCGATCACGTGCGGGCCATGGAGGCGGCCATGCCCCGCTACGGCATCCAGGTGCCCGACCGGCAACTGGCCTGCGCCCCCGTCGACTCGCCGGGGGGCCGGGCCTACCTGGGCGCGATGGCCGCGGCGGCCAATTACGGCCGTGCCAACCGGCAGCTCCTCGCCGACGCCGCGCGGCACGTCTTCGAGCGGGTGACCGGTGCGGGCCTCGGTCTGGTCTACGACGTGTCCCACAACCTCGCCAAGGTGGAGTCCCACACCGTCGACGGCGCCACACGGCGGCTCTGCGTACACCGCAAGGGGGCCACCCGGGCGCTGCCCCCGGGGCACCCGGACCTGCCGCCGGACCTGCGCCCGGTCGGCCAGCCCGTGCTCATCCCGGGGACCATGGGCACGGCGTCGTACGTGCTCACGGGGGTGCCCGGCGGGCAGGCCTTCTACTCCACCTGCCATGGCGCCGGGCGGGTGCTCAGTCGGCACGCGGCCGTCAAGACCACCCCGGGGAAGGGTCTGCGCGCGCGGCTCGAGCGAGAAGGCATCGCCGTGCGCGCGGACACCTGGAAGGGGCTGGCGGAGGAGACCCCGGAGGCGTACAAGGACGTCGACGCCGTGGTGGAGATCAGCGAGGCCGCGGGCCTGTGCCGGAAGGTCGCCCGGCTGACGCCACTCGGTGTGATCAAGGGATAG
- a CDS encoding GntR family transcriptional regulator, with translation MAVNPRRRPMVVLYERITDAIHDGAYPPGSTLPSEPKLAAELGVSRPALREALLLLQEDGLITVRRGVGRTVSDQPPRRGFEQLQPMERLLAAGGPPLRVRSLVHVIEEPTDFTTQYLLAPARSELRFWESLLLNEGVPCALGQEWAAPQDVVDQLHPAFGEALRAEPETPARTMLDVLTGLSRTVALTGTSMVSATLLGQHRGEQLGRPADTPVVLITQTVRLESTPLLAAKYLLPTGAPGLPVLQAR, from the coding sequence ATGGCAGTCAATCCGCGACGGCGGCCGATGGTCGTGCTGTATGAGCGGATCACCGATGCCATACACGACGGCGCCTATCCGCCCGGCTCGACACTTCCCTCCGAGCCCAAGCTCGCCGCCGAACTCGGCGTCAGCCGCCCCGCGCTGCGCGAAGCCCTGCTGCTGCTCCAGGAGGACGGCCTGATCACGGTGCGGCGCGGCGTCGGCCGCACGGTCAGCGACCAGCCGCCCCGGCGCGGCTTCGAGCAGCTGCAGCCCATGGAGCGGCTGCTGGCGGCCGGTGGCCCGCCGCTGCGGGTGCGGTCCCTGGTACACGTCATCGAGGAGCCGACCGACTTCACCACCCAGTATCTGCTCGCCCCCGCCCGCTCCGAGCTTCGCTTCTGGGAGTCACTGCTGCTGAACGAGGGGGTACCGTGCGCGCTCGGCCAGGAGTGGGCGGCCCCGCAGGACGTGGTGGACCAGCTGCATCCGGCGTTCGGCGAGGCGCTGCGCGCCGAACCGGAGACCCCGGCCCGGACCATGCTGGACGTACTGACCGGGCTGTCGCGGACCGTGGCGCTCACCGGTACGAGCATGGTGAGCGCCACCCTGCTCGGACAGCACCGGGGAGAGCAGCTGGGCCGTCCCGCCGACACCCCGGTGGTGCTGATCACCCAGACCGTACGGCTGGAGAGCACCCCGCTGCTGGCCGCCAAATACCTGCTCCCCACCGGCGCGCCCGGGCTGCCGGTCCTGCAGGCACGCTGA
- a CDS encoding adenosine deaminase: protein MNLSDNPAEAAATAAEWIRRAPKALLHDHLDGGLRPATVIELAQDCGYVGLPTEEPEKLGVWFREAADSGSLDRYLETFAHTCAVMQTREALHRVATECAEDLAADGIVYAEVRYAPEQHQGRGLTLEQVIEAVQDGFREGERRALSAGSPIRIGTLLTGMRHTDRSREIAGLTVAYRDRGVVGFDIAGGEIGNPPGRHLDAFQHLRRESCHYTIHAGEAVGAESIHEALQVCGTERLGHGVRITDDITVRADGTAELGRLASYVRDNRIPLEVCPTSNLQTGIAATHREHPIDLLRGLGFRITLNTDNRLMSGTSMSVEFQRLVDAFGYGPQVLEEFTLNAIESAFLPLPDRERLIAEVVRPGYAALRVSS, encoded by the coding sequence ATGAACTTGTCTGACAACCCTGCTGAGGCGGCTGCCACGGCCGCCGAGTGGATACGCCGGGCGCCCAAGGCCCTGCTCCATGACCACCTCGACGGCGGGCTGCGCCCGGCCACCGTCATCGAACTCGCCCAGGACTGCGGCTACGTGGGCCTGCCCACCGAGGAGCCGGAAAAGCTCGGCGTCTGGTTCCGGGAAGCCGCCGACTCCGGCTCGCTCGACCGCTATCTGGAGACCTTCGCGCACACCTGCGCCGTGATGCAGACCCGGGAGGCGCTGCACCGGGTCGCCACCGAGTGCGCCGAGGATCTGGCCGCCGACGGCATCGTCTACGCCGAGGTGCGGTACGCCCCCGAGCAGCACCAGGGGCGCGGGCTCACCCTGGAGCAGGTCATCGAGGCCGTACAGGACGGCTTCCGGGAGGGCGAGCGGCGCGCGCTGTCGGCGGGCTCCCCCATCCGGATCGGCACCCTGCTGACCGGCATGCGGCACACCGACCGCTCCCGGGAGATCGCCGGGCTGACCGTCGCCTACCGGGACCGCGGGGTCGTCGGCTTTGACATCGCCGGTGGTGAGATCGGCAACCCGCCCGGCCGCCACCTGGACGCCTTCCAGCACCTCAGGCGGGAGAGCTGCCACTACACCATTCACGCGGGTGAGGCCGTCGGCGCGGAGTCCATCCACGAGGCGCTCCAGGTGTGCGGCACCGAGCGGCTGGGCCACGGGGTGCGGATCACCGACGACATCACGGTCCGTGCGGACGGCACCGCCGAGCTGGGCCGGCTGGCCTCGTACGTACGCGACAACCGGATCCCGCTGGAGGTCTGCCCGACCTCCAACCTCCAGACCGGTATCGCCGCCACCCACCGCGAGCACCCGATCGATCTGCTGCGCGGTCTGGGCTTCCGGATCACCCTCAACACCGACAACCGGCTGATGAGCGGCACCAGCATGAGTGTGGAGTTCCAGCGTCTGGTGGACGCCTTCGGCTATGGCCCTCAGGTGCTGGAGGAGTTCACGCTCAACGCCATCGAGTCGGCCTTCCTGCCGCTGCCGGACCGCGAGCGGCTGATCGCCGAGGTCGTACGGCCCGGATACGCAGCGCTCCGCGTCTCGTCGTAG
- a CDS encoding DUF2182 domain-containing protein, translated as MGESRSAAASEPPHRGSLLPARELGVAWSLLAVIAALAWLLTIWQAHGRMAGHGAVVMSLPLFVLLWVVMMAAMMLPSVAPVAITWARGIRRQSGGLERAARTAEFTAGYLLAWTAFGLGVYGLLAATGELVRGHPGAGRWIGSGAFALAGLYQLSPFKTVCLRHCRSPMGQLLYYARFRRWARDFRVGAHHGLYCVGCCWGLMIVLIPLGVMNIAAMAAVAAAIFAEKLWRLGAVFSTVVGLAFLTLAVLTFSQSWLLPGLAHAGS; from the coding sequence GTGGGCGAGAGCCGGTCCGCCGCCGCTTCGGAGCCCCCGCACCGGGGGAGTCTCCTGCCGGCGCGGGAGCTGGGTGTCGCCTGGTCGCTGCTGGCCGTGATCGCCGCCCTCGCCTGGCTGCTCACCATCTGGCAGGCCCATGGCCGGATGGCCGGGCACGGCGCCGTGGTCATGAGCCTGCCGCTGTTCGTACTGCTGTGGGTCGTCATGATGGCCGCGATGATGTTGCCGTCCGTGGCACCCGTGGCGATCACCTGGGCGCGGGGAATCCGCCGCCAGTCGGGCGGCCTCGAACGCGCTGCCCGGACCGCCGAGTTCACGGCCGGATATCTGCTCGCCTGGACGGCCTTCGGCCTGGGTGTATACGGACTTCTGGCCGCGACCGGCGAGTTGGTGCGTGGCCACCCTGGCGCCGGCCGCTGGATCGGGTCTGGTGCCTTCGCGCTCGCCGGGCTCTATCAGCTCAGCCCGTTCAAGACCGTCTGTCTGCGTCATTGCCGCAGCCCCATGGGCCAGTTGCTGTACTACGCGCGCTTCCGCCGATGGGCCCGCGACTTCCGGGTCGGCGCCCACCACGGGCTCTACTGCGTCGGCTGCTGCTGGGGCCTGATGATCGTCCTCATCCCCCTGGGGGTCATGAACATCGCGGCGATGGCAGCGGTGGCGGCGGCCATCTTCGCGGAGAAGCTGTGGCGGCTGGGCGCGGTCTTCTCCACGGTGGTCGGCCTGGCCTTCCTGACCCTTGCGGTGCTGACGTTCTCCCAGAGCTGGCTGCTGCCCGGCCTGGCGCACGCCGGCTCGTAA
- the cutA gene encoding divalent-cation tolerance protein CutA: MTAEILTVLTTTDSAAKAESLARGAVAARLAACAQINGPVTSVYRWEGAVQTDPEWQVLFKTAAGRYTALAAYIRQAHDYDVPEIIATPVTEGGADYLAWVAEETAG, from the coding sequence ATGACCGCTGAGATCCTGACCGTACTGACGACGACCGACAGCGCCGCCAAGGCGGAGTCGCTGGCCCGTGGGGCGGTGGCGGCGAGGCTGGCGGCCTGTGCGCAGATCAATGGTCCGGTGACCTCCGTATACCGCTGGGAGGGCGCCGTGCAGACAGACCCGGAGTGGCAGGTGCTCTTCAAGACGGCCGCCGGGCGGTACACGGCGCTGGCGGCGTATATCCGGCAGGCGCACGACTATGACGTCCCGGAGATCATCGCGACACCGGTCACCGAGGGCGGTGCGGACTATCTGGCCTGGGTGGCGGAGGAGACGGCCGGATGA
- a CDS encoding DUF1326 domain-containing protein — translation MAETAANIPKWHITGDWFDTCRCNVPCPCSFAQPPTFGECDGVLAWHIRSGNYGDTRLDGLNVLMVSSFVGNVWAEHSDAYGAAFLDERADDKQREALHKIFGGEAGGWPAELVTMLNPEMRGMAVAPIDVQIDEELGSWKATVPGRVTAAAEALTGPTTPEGARVQTTNLPGSETGPGQIATWGRSTADRVDAFEFLWDRQGQSSKHIPFDWTGPD, via the coding sequence ATGGCAGAAACAGCAGCGAACATCCCCAAGTGGCATATCACCGGGGACTGGTTCGATACCTGCAGGTGCAATGTTCCCTGCCCGTGCTCCTTCGCTCAGCCACCCACCTTCGGCGAGTGCGACGGAGTGCTGGCCTGGCACATCCGGAGCGGGAACTACGGCGACACCCGGCTGGACGGCCTCAATGTCCTGATGGTCAGCTCCTTCGTGGGCAACGTGTGGGCGGAGCACTCGGACGCGTACGGGGCGGCGTTCCTCGATGAGCGCGCGGACGACAAGCAGCGCGAAGCCCTGCACAAGATCTTCGGCGGCGAGGCGGGCGGCTGGCCGGCCGAGCTGGTCACGATGCTCAACCCCGAGATGCGGGGCATGGCTGTCGCTCCCATCGATGTGCAGATCGATGAGGAGCTGGGCTCCTGGAAGGCAACCGTTCCCGGCCGGGTGACGGCCGCGGCGGAGGCGCTGACCGGGCCGACCACCCCAGAGGGCGCCCGGGTGCAGACCACCAATCTGCCGGGGTCCGAGACCGGGCCGGGCCAGATCGCCACCTGGGGCCGCTCCACAGCCGACCGGGTGGACGCCTTCGAGTTCCTGTGGGACCGCCAGGGGCAGTCCAGCAAGCACATCCCCTTCGACTGGACGGGGCCGGACTGA
- a CDS encoding archease, translated as MAGPAMRSMRGHRAVPHTADVRLEAWAPTRDECVAEAVLGLVESFADVSRTRPERVVTVSVPEGPAEDMLLAVLDEVIYRLDVHGDVPIDVEAVDVNGAGGEDEDEDAADGGGLDLRLAVAGTEAVEAVGAAPKAVSLHGLHFGTDTVRWSCSVTVDV; from the coding sequence ATGGCGGGCCCGGCGATGAGGTCGATGCGCGGACACCGCGCGGTGCCGCACACCGCGGATGTCCGGCTGGAGGCATGGGCGCCGACGCGGGATGAGTGCGTCGCGGAGGCGGTGCTCGGCCTGGTGGAATCGTTCGCTGACGTCTCCCGGACGCGCCCCGAACGGGTCGTGACGGTTTCCGTGCCGGAAGGACCGGCGGAGGACATGCTGCTGGCGGTCCTCGATGAGGTGATCTACCGGCTGGATGTGCACGGTGATGTGCCCATTGACGTCGAGGCCGTCGACGTCAATGGAGCGGGCGGCGAGGACGAGGACGAGGACGCGGCTGATGGCGGCGGCCTCGATCTGCGGCTCGCCGTCGCGGGGACGGAGGCCGTCGAGGCCGTCGGCGCGGCGCCCAAGGCGGTGTCACTGCATGGGCTCCACTTCGGCACCGACACCGTGCGGTGGTCGTGCTCGGTGACGGTGGACGTCTGA